One Periplaneta americana isolate PAMFEO1 chromosome 8, P.americana_PAMFEO1_priV1, whole genome shotgun sequence genomic region harbors:
- the LOC138704439 gene encoding ankyrin-1-like isoform X5 codes for MDFAGHIAILLGCIIACYSLVLKPLTPHVIRVREGVSVTLEAYVESDEDNLWFFGPGNMKLGDFDHRVTITREEFKMKLHIWRVDRFQSGVYFLKGFDVWSNERLNWTVIVQVVPDFHVSMETAFTCGINVDEPELSCGTSHDGGIAWEYEGCDVTIRDWNHNVMKEYDQCGELSTLDSAERQKRLLEAAKIGDVILASVLLMLGTPVDTGEDYDKNPLCEASRQGHIELTQLLLNTGANFSEGYLCDIFGDGFEYKKILTPFHCAVWSGSLSVVEIFLARGINPISNNETVHAVPPFLFAALSGSVPLVQAFLLWGTDWNCTDSEDRTAIFYAARSGSDSLVLKLIDLGAKPRSVDVNGNSLLFFAARSGSMSVVKFLLSLGADPLHKNSFNETAMVPATHSGSVLMMEIFLNLGVSPSSQDRLGRSLIHITILKSDFLLTQFLISAGAEVNVLDDEGKTPLLLAAVMGHLQITQSLIKAGARTDAVDRELRTALHLSAKEGHLQVTQYLVEAGASINIMDKEANTPLHWAAMEGHLQVTQYLVEAGASINIMDEEGNTPLNWAAYEGHLQVTQYLVEAGASINIMDKDGYAPLHWAAIEGHLQVTQCLIEAGARINIVDNGGHTPLHRTAERGHLQITQYLIEAGASINLMDNRGQTPLHWSAIEDHLQVTQYLIQAGASINLVDNGGHTPLHWAAKGGHLQVTQYLIQAGAGINILDGVGNTPLHWAAMEGHLQVTQCLIEAGARINLVDIRDYTPLHLAAIKDHLEVTQYLIKAGAIINHLDSGGHTPLHWSAIEGHLQVTQYLIQAGANLDVVDKGNLTPLHLAALKGFFEITQILVKAGANPNVVDNEGKTPLHLAAENGNLQDVDILIKAGTDPDVVDNEGKTSLHWAAFKGHLRIVEFLISSGVSPTASDRTGKTPLDLAREANRSTVVEYLSGMKNDIRL; via the exons ATGGATTTCGCAGGACACATCGCTATACTCCTGGGATGCATCATTGCAT GTTACAGCTTGGTTCTAAAGCCCTTAACACCACACGTAATACGCGTGAGAGAAGGGGTCAGCGTGACACTGGAAGCTTACGTGGAGTCAGACGAAGATAACTTGTGGTTCTTCGGTCCAGGGAATATGAAGCTGGGAGATTTCGATCACAGAGTGACCATCACCAGGGAGGAGTTTAAAATGAAGCTCCATATCTGGAGGGTGGACCGGTTTCAGTCCGGCGTCTACTTTTTGAAAGGGTTTGACGTCTGGAGTAACGAACGCCTCAACTGGACTGTGATCGTACAAG TTGTTCCTGATTTTCACGTTTCCATGGAAACTGCCTTCACGTGCGGCATCAATGTTGACGAACCAGAACTGAGCTGTGGAACTTCGCATGACGGTGGCATTGCATGGGAGTATGAGGGGTGTGACGTCACCATCAGGGACTGGAACCACAATGTAATGAAAGAATACGACCAATGTGGG GAACTCTCTACACTTGATTCTGCTGAGAGACAAAAACGTCTGTTGGAAGCAGCCAAGATTGGAGACGTTATACTGGCATCTGTGCTGCTGATGTTGGGAACACCAGTAGATACAGGGGAAGATTATGACAAAAATCCTCTTTGTGAGGCTTCCCGACAGGGGCACATCGAATTAACACAGCTACTTTTGAACACAGGTGCAAATTTTTCTGAAGGATATCTTTGTGATATATTCGGAGATGGATTTGAGTACAAAAAGATATTAACTCCCTTTCATTGCGCAGTGTGGTCGGGATCACTTTCTGTAGTAGAAATATTTCTTGCTCGCGGCATAAACCCAATCTCTAACAATGAAACTGTTCATGCTGTTCCACCCTTTCTGTTTGCGGCTCTGTCAGGATCTGTACCACTCGTCCAAGCATTCCTGTTGTGGGGCACTGATTGGAATTGCACAGACAGCGAAGATCGTACTGCGATATTTTATGCAGCACGATCAGGATCTGATTCACTTGTTCTTAAATTGATAGACTTAGGTGCGAAGCCACGGTCTGTTGATGTTAATGGTAACAGTCTCTTGTTCTTCGCTGCTAGATCAGGCTCCATGTCTGTAGTGAAATTTCTCTTGTCCCTTGGTGCAGACCCTTTGCATAAGAACTCTTTCAACGAAACAGCTATGGTTCCTGCAACACATTCAGGATCCGTTTTGATGATGGAAATATTTCTAAATTTGGGAGTGAGTCCTTCCTCACAGGATAGGCTGGGAAGGTCACTAATACACATAACAATCCTTAAAAGTGACTTTTTACTTACTCAGTTTCTTATCAGTGCTGGCGCTGAAGTAAATGTTTTGGACGACGAAGGTAAGACACCACTTCTTTTGGCGGCAGTTATGGGTCATTTGCAAATTACTCAGTCACTTATCAAAGCAGGAGCTCGGACAGACGCTGTGGACAGAGAGTTGAGAACAGCGCTCCACTTGTCAGCAAAAGAGGGTCACTTGCAAGTTACTCAGTACCTTGTCGAAGCAGGTGCTAGCATAAATATTATGGACAAAGAGGCTAATACACCGCTCCACTGGGCAGCAATGGAGGGTCACTTGCAAGTTACTCAGTACCTTGTCGAAGCAGGTGCTAGCATAAATATTATGGACGAAGAAGGTAATACACCGCTCAACTGGGCAGCATACGAGGGTCACTTGCAAGTTACTCAGTACCTTGTTGAAGCAGGTGCTAGCATAAATATTATGGACAAAGACGGTTATGCACCACTCCACTGGGCAGCAATAGAGGGTCACTTGCAAGTTACTCAGTGTCTTATCGAAGCAGGCGCTCGCATAAATATTGTAGACAATGGGGGTCATACACCACTGCACAGGACAGCAGAAAGGGGTCACTTGCAAATTACTCAGTATCTCATTGAAGCAGGTGCTAGCATAAATCTTATGGACAATAGGGGTCAGACACCGCTCCACTGGTCAGCAATAGAGGATCACTTGCAAGTTACTCAGTATCTTATCCAAGCAGGCGCTAGCATAAATCTTGTGGACAATGGGGGTCATACACCACTACACTGGGCAGCAAAAGGGGGTCACTTGCAAGTTACTCAGTATCTTATCCAAGCAGGCGCTGGCATAAATATTTTGGACGGAGTGGGTAATACACCGCTCCACTGGGCAGCTATGGAGGGTCACTTGCAAGTTACTCAGTGTCTTATCGAGGCAGGTGCTAGAATAAATCTTGTAGACATTAGGGATTATACACCACTGCACTTGGCAGCAATAAAGGATCATTTGGAAGTTACTCAATACCTCATCAAAGCAGGTGCTATCATAAATCATTTGGACAGTGGGGGTCATACACCACTCCACTGGTCAGCAATAGAGGGTCACTTGCAAGTTACTCAGTATCTTATCCAAGCAGGTGCTAACCTAGACGTTGTTGACAAAGGAAATTTAACACCACTCCATTTGGCGGCACTTAAAGGTTTCTTTGAAATTACTCAGATTCTTGTCAAAGCAGGCGCTAACCCAAACGTAGTGGACAATGAAGGGAAGACACCGCTGCATCTTGCGGCAGAAAATGGTAACTTGCAAGACGTTGATATTCTTATCAAGGCAGGCACTGACCCTGATGTTGTGGACAATGAAGGAAAAACATCCCTTCACTGGGCGGCATTTAAGGGTCATTTACGAATAGTTGAGTTCCTTATTAGTTCTGGTGTGAGCCCTACAGCTAGTGATAGAACTGGCAAGACACCCTTAGACTTGGCCAGGGAGGCGAACAGATCCACAGTAGTTGAATATCTGTCAGGAATGAAAAATGACATTAGGCTGTAG